A single Lactuca sativa cultivar Salinas chromosome 8, Lsat_Salinas_v11, whole genome shotgun sequence DNA region contains:
- the LOC111885614 gene encoding cationic amino acid transporter 2, vacuolar-like, whose product MLCRARMSLPICRECISLFLLMCWRRAISVAWLIVVLVFIITGLLCAGIKESSLAEGIITTINVVALLFIIVVGGYIGLKTGIQSSRR is encoded by the exons ATGTTATGTAGAGCTCGCATGTCGTTGCCCATTTGCAGGGAGTGCATATCACTATTCTTACTTATGTGTTGGAGAAGGGCAATCTC TGTTGCTTGGTTGATTGTTGTTTTAGTCTTCATTATAACTGGACTACTTTGCGCTGGAATCAAAGAG AGTTCATTGGCTGAAGGCATAATCACAACAATAAATGTTGTAGCCTTGCTTTTCATCATAGTAGTTGGTGGATACATAGGTTTAAAGACTGGGATACAAAGTTCTAGGCGG TAA
- the LOC111885613 gene encoding uncharacterized protein LOC111885613 — translation MTRVVMTKARGHILAAIDWLNKYREIFMAGHDAWRELAEIYVSLQLYKQAGFCYEELILSLPIIPIHHLAYVDVEKTSERFWSLLVGHEYMSGGTESYCYGHIPDCGGSAKRGYSIRHDYRISAQKLHDATYRGIVGVSFDVVQYG, via the exons ATGACAAGGGTAGTCATGACAAAGGCCCGTGGACATATTTTAGCAGCCATCGattggctcaataaatatcgtgAGAT ATTCATGGCAGGTCATGATGCCTGGAGAGAACTTGCTGAGATATATGTTTCATTGCAACT GTACAAACAAGCAGGTTTCTGTTATGAGGAGTTGATCTTATCTCTACCGATCATTCCTATACATCATCTTGCTTATGTTGAT GTGGAAAAAACATCAGAGCGCTTTTGGTCTTTACTTG TTGGCCATGAGTACATGAGTGGCGGAACCGAAAGTTACTGTTATGGACACATTCCAGATTGTGGTGGGTCGGCTAAAAGGGGATACTCAATTAGGCATGATTATAGAATTTCTGCACAAAAACTACAT GATGCAACTTATCGGGGAATTGTTGGTGTAAGCTTTGATGTTGTGCAATACGGGTAA